From Labeo rohita strain BAU-BD-2019 chromosome 18, IGBB_LRoh.1.0, whole genome shotgun sequence, the proteins below share one genomic window:
- the slc23a4 gene encoding xan_ur_permease domain-containing protein, whose translation MAPEKTGDGLENYAFTVDGVDHFCELPENKNGSDRFSEEGDSNKLAYCVTDIPPWYLCIFLGIQHYLTAFGGIIAIPLILSQGLCLQHDSLTQSHLISTIFFVSGVCTLLQVTFGVRLPILQGGTFALLSPTMALLSMPEWTCPAWTQNASLVNTSSPEFIDVWQSRMQVLQGSIMVGSLFQVVVGFSGLIGLFMRFIGPLTIAPTISLIGLSLFDSAGMNAGHHWGISCMTTCLIVIFSQYLRHIAIPFPKYSKAKKFHTSRVYVFQILPVLLGITLSWLICYLLTVYNVLPSDPDKYGYLARTDIKGDVIGRAPWFRFPYPGQWGVPTVSLAGVFGILAGVISSMIESVGDYHACARLSGAPPPPRHAINRGIGIEGIGCLLAGAWGTGNGTTSYSENIGALGITKVGSRMVIVCSGFVMIIMGIFGKIGAIFTTIPTPVIGGMFLVMFGVITAAGVSSLQYTDMNSSRNIFIFGFSMFTGLTIPNWIIKNPTSIATGVVELDHVLQVLLTTSMFVGGFFGFLLDNTIPGTKRERGITAWKNAHQNESDKTLESDDVYGLPFGINSCLSSFTWTKYVPFCPTHKVSRQDNTPSSLDSLDTKTEPNNDDTHIIAGVAL comes from the exons ATGGCTCCAGAGAAAACCGGTGACGGGTTGGAGAATTATGCATTTACT GTTGATGGTGTAGACCATTTCTGTGAGTTACCAGAGAATAAAAATGGAAGCGATCGTTTCTCAGAGGAGGGAGACAGTAATAAGCTGGCATATTGTGTCACTGATATTCCACCATGGTACCTTTGCATCTTTTTGGGGATTCAG CACTATCTTACAGCTTTTGGTGGCATCATAGCCATTCCTCTGATACTGTCCCAGGGCCTCTGTCTACAGCATGACAGCCTTACGCAAAGTCATCTTATCAGCACTATCTTCTTCGTGTCGGGGGTGTGCACCTTACTGCAGGTTACTTTTGGAGTGAG GTTACCCATTCTCCAGGGTGGAACTTTTGCACTCCTGTCGCCCACCATGGCTTTGTTATCAATGCCTGAATGGACCTGTCCAGCTTGGACACAGAACGCCAGCCTGGTCAACACCTCCTCACCTGAGTTCATTGATGTTTGGCAAAGTCGAATGCAAGTG CTCCAAGGCTCAATCATGGTGGGCTCGTTATTCCAAGTGGTGGTGGGATTCTCTGGTCTAATTGGCCTGTTCATGCGTTTCATTGGCCCTTTGACCATCGCACCAACTATTTCACTAATCGGCCTATCGCTGTTTGACTCCGCTGGCATGAACGCAGGACACCACTGGGGAATCTCTTGCAT GACGACGTGTTTGATTGTGATTTTCTCGCAGTATCTTCGCCACATTGCCATCCCCTTCCCCAAATACAGTAAAGCCAAGAAGTTTCACACCAGCAGGGTTTACGTATTTCAGATTCTGCCT GTGCTGCTAGGAATCACTCTGTCTTGGTTGATTTGCTACCTGCTGACGGTCTACAATGTCCTGCCCTCAGACCCTGATAAATATGGCTATCTAGCTCGGACTGACATTAAAGGAGATGTTATAGGCAGGGCGCCTTGGTTCAGATTTCCTTATCCGG GTCAATGGGGAGTGCCAACTGTTAGTCTGGCAGGAGTTTTTGGAATCCTGGCAGGGGTCATATCCTCCATGATTGAGTCAGTGGGTGATTATCATGCTTGTGCCAGGTTATCTGGCGCCCCACCACCACCAAGACATGCCATCAACAGGGGCATCGGCATTGAAGGCATTGGGTGTCTGCTGGCAGGTGCCTGGGGAACAGGCAACGGCACCACCTCCTACAGTGAGAACATAGGAGCCTTGGGTATCACTAAG GTTGGTAGTCGCATGGTGATTGTGTGCAGTGGCTTTGTAATGATTATTATGGGAATCTTTGGAAAAATTGGAGCCATATTTACTACAATACCAACACCTGTTATTGGAGGAATGTTTTTGGTCATGTTCGGGGTCATTACGGCTGCTGGCGTTTCAAGTCTACAG TATACAGACATGAACTCTTCACGCAACATCTTCATCTTTGGATTCTCCATGTTCACTGGGCTTACTATACCCAACTGGATAATAAAAAACCCCACATCCATAGCAACAG GAGTTGTCGAACTGGACCACGTGCTTCAAGTGCTTCTGACAACCAGTATGTTTGTTGGAGGATTTTTTGGATTTCTCCTTGATAACACAATACCTG GAACGAAACGTGAACGAGGAATTACTGCATGGAAAAATGCCCACCAAAACGAGTCAGACAAGACTTTAGAAAGTGATGACGTTTACGGGCTGCCCTTTGGAATTAATAGCTGCCTCTCCTCCTTCACATGGACCAAATATGTGCCCTTCTGTCCTACGCACAAAGTCAGCAGACAGGACAACACGCCATCCAGTTTGGATTCTTTGGACACCAAAACAGAGCCTAACAACGATGATACGCACATTATAGCGGGGGTGGCACTATAG